One Setaria viridis chromosome 7, Setaria_viridis_v4.0, whole genome shotgun sequence genomic region harbors:
- the LOC117865232 gene encoding E3 ubiquitin-protein ligase ATL31 yields MGTRELLLVLCLLGAGMAVCDAQAPSPNSTSFSSPPPAPQPPPQQQTAFGRTMSTFITVAISVFFFLLFICAYVNQCRLADPGAHGEAAAAAAGAGGPSRRGKRGLDPAVVATFPIVSYREVVAHKIGKGVLECAVCLTAFEDDDDLRLLPHCSHAFHPECIDPWLQSRVTCPLCRANLEKPAPAVAVAMAVAVAPPSPQEQRQPSPPQEAVSIPVVDEDSEEEDSDEDDRKEEAIELEMLRSARRAARMPRSHSTGHSLSAAAAAAAEEGDHERFTLRLPEHVREQVLRSLRLRHATSLINLSDMSSEGSSRGGRRLGGGGGSFGNGGGGGGSSHGGRRWHSFLVRTVSWARGGGDGSVRKGWDGSTRGARDGGESSRKGSATPPPAGRP; encoded by the coding sequence ATGGGGACGCGGGAGCTACTCCTCGTCCTCtgcctcctcggcgccggcaTGGCCGTCTGCGACGCGCAGGCGCCGTCCCCGAATTCGACTTCgttctcctcgccgccgccggcgcctcagCCGCCGCCTCAGCAGCAGACGGCGTTCGGGCGGACCATGTCGACGTTCATCACGGTGGCCATcagcgtcttcttcttcctgctctTCATCTGCGCGTACGTCAACCAGTGCCGCCTCGCGGACCCCGGCGCGCAcggggaggccgcggcggcggccgcgggggccgggggcccgTCCAGGAGGGGGAAGCGCGGGCTGGACCCCGCGGTGGTGGCCACGTTCCCCATCGTCTCCTACAGGGAGGTGGTGGCGCACAAGATTGGCAAGGGCGTGCTCGAGTGCGCCGTGTGCCTGACGGCgttcgaggacgacgacgacctccgCCTGCTCCCGCACTGCTCCCACGCCTTCCACCCGGAGTGCATCGACCCCTGGCTGCAGTCGCGGGTCacctgcccgctctgccgcgCCAACCTCGagaagccggcgccggcggtggcggtggcgatggcagtggcagtggcgcCCCCCTCGCCGCAGGAGCAGCGCCAGCCCTCGCCGCCGCAGGAGGCCGTGTCGATACCCGTGGTGGACGAGGACTCCGAGGAGGAGGACAGCGACGAGGACGAcaggaaggaggaggccatCGAGCTCGAGATGCTGCGCAGCGCGCGTCGCGCGGCGAGGATGCCGCGGTCGCACTCGACGGGCCACTCgctctccgcggcggcggccgccgccgcggaggagggcgACCACGAGAGGTTCACGCTGCGGCTCCCGGAGCACGTGCGTGAGCAGGTGCTCCGGTCCCTACGCCTGCGGCACGCCACCAGCCTGATCAACCTCTCCGACATGAGCTCCGAGGGCAGCTCCCGAGGCGGACGCCGCctaggaggagggggaggaagcttcggcaacggcggcggcggcggcgggagcagccACGGCGGGCGCCGGTGGCACTCGTTCCTGGTCCGGACGGTCTCGTGGGCGCGAGGCGGGGGCGACGGCTCCGTCCGGAAGGGGTGGGACGGGTCCACGAGGGGGGCAAGGGACGGCGGCGAGTCCAGCAGGAAGGGctcggccacgccgccgccggcgggacgGCCGTGA